The following is a genomic window from Cygnus olor isolate bCygOlo1 chromosome 11, bCygOlo1.pri.v2, whole genome shotgun sequence.
AAAGGACccatgaaaatactgaattttcacacacacataccGTGTCTGACCCTGGAATATGCCACATGCTCTATGTCCTGCTGGAGACGACTAAGGCCTAGGGTGCTGGGTCTCACAGAGCTGGCCTCCtttgggagggaaggaagggagccAGTCGAGGCTTCTCTCTCTCACAAATCCAGAATGGGCTGGTAAGATCATCTTAACCTCACAGTGTCAGTACCTAACATGTGTCTCTGTTCTCCGTAGGCTGGTACACTCCTCCAAAAGAAGATGGTTAATACTGAGGACTGTTGTATACCTGGACCAATGTCAACAAAACAAgctcttttttatgttttccaaCACACAGACTCAAGCTATGAGTGCCCCCTATAACAGCCGTGCTGAAGACTTTAGCTATTAGATAAGTTAGTGGATAATCTGTCAACTGACACGTAAAGTATAAGTTACAGCCTTACCATTCCGCTCTTCTTAGGTATCTCGGACTGAGCAATTTGGGCCTTTACTGTATTTGTTCTTTATGGATTGCGCGTATATGGGCcactccttcccttctccctttttttttaattttatttgaaagtgtaAGCTCCCTACGGCAGGCTATCAAGTTACTAAAGATCATTCAATAGGAGTTGTTCACAcactttttttgtgtatttcttaACTTTGGCAGAATGCAGACTGCAGACTTGCGTtgtattgtttcatttaaagGCAGGAAGTTGGATACATTGTTTAATACTGTTCTAGGCAATGTCAGATCTTGCAAATCACAGTAGTTTTTCTGGTCTGAAATGACAGCGTTTGTAGTATTTCCAAATTAATGATATAGGAAAAGCACATGTATGTTAAgtcattaaacatttttcatggcCGTATGAGAATATGAACTGTTTCTTGGAAAAGATGctcttttagattttttttcttcgaGGAGAGCAAGGCTGTGCCACTGAGAACTTCTGACTGCGCCCTTCACAGGGCAGCAGCCCTCGCTGGGCTGGTCCTGCTGCGTGGCGGCTCACCGTGCTTACCGAGAGGAGCCGCGGTACGGAGCTTGAAGTGATTTAAAGTACTAAGGAAAACCAAGCCTTTGTCCGTGTTCCCTTTTATTAACGGGTTGTTGCAATCATTTGTAAACTAATGAACTTATAAAGCGATCGGCACCAAGCGCGACGGCAGTCCGTGGATGGAATTTTTTATACAGAGGTTACAATAAAGTGCGGAAACAACAGCGTCTGCGTCAGCGGCTGAGGCGCGGGGCCGGGGTCGTGCTGCTGCCCGCCGGCCGGGCGCtgggcggcggcgctgcccgggcCGCCcgagggccgggggggggccggagGCGGCGCCGCGCCTCGCGCCGCCGGAAGCGGAAGCGCGCGGGCGGCCGGGCCCGTCGCCGTGCGCGTGACGCAGCgtcccggcgccgccgccgccatggagGCGAGCGGCAGGGCCGCCTTCGTGCTCAGCAACCTGGCCGAGGTGGTGGAGCGCGTCCTCGGCTTCCTGCCCACCAAGGCGCTGCTGCGCGCCGCATGGTGAggagcggggggcggcgggcggggcggggcgccgTTTctgaggggccgggggcggggcggcggcggcagccgcAGCCGCCCGCGTACGCGCGGTGTGTGCCTTGCAGCGTGTGCCGCCTCTGGAGGGAGTGCGCCCGGCGGACCCTGCGCACTCGGCAGCGCCTCGCCTGGGTGTCGGCGCTGGAGCCGGGGCCCGCCGAGAGCCACGCGCTGGTGCGCGCGCTCGCCCGGGAGCTCGAGGTGGGTGCGCGCGCGGGGGGGAGGGGCCGCTGCCGAGGGGGAGGCGGCGCGCGCCGGATCCAACGGGCGGGCGGCCGGTCAGCGCCCCAACGGCCGGTCAGTCGGTCAGGGCCCCGGCGGTCAGCCGGCCAGCCAGCCGCAGTCAGTCCGCGCCGCTCCCCGCGCCGCTGCCGCCCCCTCCTGTCAGGGCTCCGGTGAAGGTGAGGGAAGACCCGAGGCGCACCCGCTGCCTTCCGTCACGCCCGCTCAGACCTCTCCTTCCGAGCCTGGCTGATGCCTCTGGGAAAGGGATGGTGCGGGGCCGTGAAACAGCACAACCtgcccctttcctcctcctacAGAAAGTGCATGTGCTGCCCCAAACCGTGCTCTACATAGCGGATGCAGAAACGTTCAGCGGCCACGAGGAATGCCACGACCAAAAGAAAGGTAACCGCTCAACTCTTGCTTTGAGGGAGCTGGCAGTTAGGTCCAACACAGAAAGGAAACGTCACCTACCAAGGGATTGTCTTACTTTGAATTTCAAAGCAGAGTaatcttttgaaaaaatgtgaTCACTTACCCCGTTTGTGGTGTGAAACAGCCCTCAgttgtttgttattttacaCAGACGTGTATTACATGAAGGAAAgtacagcaatttattttctcatcccGTTGACAAGATTGATTCCATTCCATATGCTATTAGTTCTGCACGCTTACAGATAGTAcaggttttttgtgtttgtaatgTTGATAAAATAGGATGGGGTTACTGCATTGCTTGTTCTAGTCCTGTTCAGAACAGCTTACTTATACTTCTTTGTGCTTactcttttttctgttttaacagccagaaaaagaaacagtaaagaaaCAGCAATTGCACTTGAAAAATTGTTGCCAAAACGATGTCAAGTTCTTGGACTGGTCACCCCAGGGATTGTAGGTAGGAGTCTTCTTTAATGCtttggttttttattattagcatttttttctcctttctcacctTAAATTCCCTTTCTACGGTGTACTAGGGTGCATTTTTCTGCTCATCCCTGTGATCACAGAGGATAGATTACGCCCTGTATGTTGGTAGCAAGCTCTCATATATCAAAAAGTGTAGCAGGAGTCTGCTTAGtatgtttgctttccttctctgtcacCTGTCTTAAACAGTCTTGACTAACATGCGTCAGGAAGGACAGCACAGGGCTCTAATGTGAAGGAGTAAGGAGTTGCTTGGGCAACTTTTTGAGGTCATCTCTAGCCATAAATACTTGTGATTCTGCTCCTACTAAAGGCTGTTTGAGTACTTCTGTTTAGAGTAAGTAGACTGTTGCTCTCTTCTTTTGTCAGCAGGatccttttgctttcttagttcttttcttcctgttttctcttgctgtaTTTATAAAGTATAACAATCTCGACCTGTAATTACTTAGACAAATCACATGGTTTCTTCCTGAAAGtaagtttttctgttcttttagcACAGGTGGCTTATCTTTGCACTGCGGATACAGAGAATACACTAGTGCTTTGTGCATCAGCTCGTGCTTGTCTCGATGGAATTAGCTAACTTGatgcacttttttattttatttttcctcatgttgATGCTCGGTTCCCCTGAGATCAAATGGCATTGAAAAGCTTTTTAGTATTTCCAAGTGAGGGCACCCATTGCATAGCTCAAATCCAGGTTCTCGGTCACTTGAACCAGATCTCTGGAGCAGTGCCATCTGTTCCATTTATCCTCCCCTAGTCCCCAAGTTGGTCCACGGTGTTGTAGTATTGCTCTACCTTGATTGTGGTGATTGATTCTTGTCAGCAGCATAATCCAATAATAGGGTCCTGATATCTGTATCAGATTGCTTTATACCGTCATCACACGCTTGTACAACACTGTTCCCTGTTTCGTAGGTAGTTCTTAAAAATCCAAGTATCCTTGTGTAGCCACAGAAGTTGGCTGGAAGGCTGGGAGATTCATGTATTGCACAgtgcttgttttccatttgatttGAATTTGGTGTGGCTGGGGGAAAATTTCCAAATTGTTTCCTCCTGCAAAGTGACTTCAGCATCATCTGTAGCAAAGGGGACTCTTACATGTTTCATCtttccaaaacaacaacaaaattaacaCCAGCTATCTTTACATATGTATGGGAATGAGCTGTCATGTTTAATGTCATGTATGCTGCTCTGCCTCTTTTAATCTGCATCACGGTGTAGACAAAAACATTAGAATCACTGAACGTGAGGTGTCTTTTTTTGTGTCATTGTAGTTACCCCTATGGGTTCAAGCAGCAATCAACCTCAAGAAATTGAAGATGGTGAAGCTGGGTTTGCTCTGCTGTTTCCCAAAATTGATGGTGTAAAAATCCAAACCTTCCATTTTCCTAAAGACTTGAAGAACAGGGTCTTTGATGAAAGTAAATTTGCTGAAGCAGGTAAGTCCCTGTTCACCCTTTGATCTGGGCTTTTGTAAAGTGTTTTCTGGCTCTTCTGGGCTCCAGTGTGGAATTACACGTAGAACTAACAGCTTCTGTGCTAATTGTGTTCACAGAGTGCTCTGGGGCTCTGTAGGGGTGCTGCTGGTCGATCTCTGTTCCCCTTTTTGTCTGGAGTACTGAGGGTAAATTATCATGAGTACTGCTGGCAGATTTCTTTAGGGCTGCTAAGAGGGAGCTGTTATATTTTGAGCAACCCTCTAACTGGTTAAAAGTAATGATAAGTGAGTTTGTGTCATTGGGAATCATTCTTACCACCACAGTTCAGAAGTGGGtggggaggagctgctgctttttctccaaGATAACTTTCCTTTTAGATCCTAAGTCAGGTATTGTAGcaaggaaaggcagaagaaaagacaaTAGATTACAGTAAATACAGTTTACATTCTTTATGTTGTGTTCTTAGCAGGACACAACAGATCATTTACAAAGAGTAATATGAGGGTTTTGTGAGTATTTTTGTTCGGCAGACTTGGGAGTTTCTGTCTTGGGTTAAACAACTGGCTGATGTAtgcaatttattaaatttttcaAGTAAAGTTATTTACTGCACTGTGGTTCTTGTTGAATTACTTGTATGCTCAATTCCTATCTGTAAAAGGACAATTAAAGATGTCAAGTAAAATCCAGAAACTGTGCTGTGGTAAAACAAATGCTCTGTGAAAGAAGCTGAaagctggaggagcagaaaCAATCTTCTTTTCATTGCCAAgttttttcagaaattcttaaGTAGGTAGAGAatgcagcccagctcctggaTACGTGACCAACCTGtgtcttgtttttcagttgcagCAATGGAAAGCTGTTAGTAAAGGCATTAGGTATTTAAGGAGAGAGTGAAGAGTGTATATGGGATACCTGAACTTCAGGGGAAGTCAAAAATAAGGGGACTTAtgcttgtgctttttatttgcagGTCTGAAGAATAATCCAGATCTCCGTGTGGTTCTTCTGTTTGGCTACAACTCCTGGAAGTCTGGAGCTACTCGATTTCTTCATCAAATAGTCAATCCTTTGAATGAAAAAAGTATCATCCTAGCTGGGGACAAGTGGAGAGCTTTACATCGCTGACCTCTGAGAAGTAGGTATCTTTTTCAAGGTAAATTGTGAATTagatttaaaataggaaaaattcTGCAGAAGTTGTAGCATTTTAGCTGTGTCCTGTCGGAAATGTCCCTTAGTGGTAGTAGAatgggaaatttattttttttaagggaacaAAGTCCAACTACTACACCATGATTCAGCAAGAAGAGCTGGAAGCTTTGTTTGACTGTTACAATTAGGGTTCTGGAAACCTAGCTAGGAGAGAACTGTGAACGGTTCCAGCTTCAGAAACACTGTATTGCAGTCTGTGCTTACTCTCTGGCTTGGAGATAAATTAGCACTCATTTTGACAGAGACCACTTAAGTGACCGTTCTGGTTCTTTGTCAGCCTCATCTCGCTTCACATCACAGAGCAGTACCTGAACATGCAGCCAGGACTGTTCCCAGGAGCACACTTAATGTGCTGCAGCTCCGCAAGGACGTGGCACTCGCAGGAACAGGCTTGATGTGATCCAAGTTAAACCCTGTCCCTCTACCACAATCCCTGCAGGGCAGATTTGGGCTTCTTCgctccagctgctcagctgtATAGGGAGAGCTGCTTGTGCCTTCTGACTTGCTGGTGCCAGTGCATCCTCCCTGGAGCAGCCTGTTGGGGAGTGTGGTGCAGACACTCCTGTGGGCTTCTCTTGCCAGTGTAGGTCTGGACTCCGTAGTGGTTCAGACATGTTTCTTGCATCTGAGTTATGCCAGCCGCACCGTTATTCCAGATAAGAGAGCTGACCATGTTAAATTATTGCTCATAAGCCATAAATACGTAACTATTAAAACCAGTGCATTCTGGCCAGCCAGGGACACCTGAAGCACCAGGAATCTGAAGTTGTTcctgactgctgctgctctggcttgATGTGTAAATGCTGAATGTCTTTGCTCAAGTTGAACTTATAGCTCAGTTGGACTTAGCTGTGACATATGCAGAGTGCTAAACGTGGCTAGTATTTGAGAGGCAGGCTTATGATTAATTCCAGGTATTGATGTGAAAGGTTTTCCTTGTGAAAGGTTGCTGTTAAAAGAGGATAAAAATGTTGgaaggtttttttctgttttttaactaaGGCAGCTTTCGAAATCACCAGGATGTTGGTCTGTTTTGCATCTTACTTCTGCGGCAGCAGATTATTCAGGTGTGAAGTGGACTTCCTGAAATGTTCTCTAACTAAGGCCTATTGCCTTTCAGTAATAACGCCCAGCCCAGCGATGCCTGTGGTGTGGTTGGACTGGCTTTCAGTGGTCCCCAGATCCAGAGTGCGACAGTTCTGTTAGACCAGGATGTAGCTGATGAGAGGACAGCAGAAGCCGCCATGCAGCGTCTCAAAGCAGCAAACATCCCCGAGCGTAACACCATTGGCTTCATGTTTGCATGTGTTGGCAGAGGATATCGGCATTATAAAACCAAAAGGAATATGGAAGCAGATGCGTTTAGGAAGTTTTTTCCAAACGTTCCCCTCTTTGGCTTTTTTGGACATGGCGAAATAGGATGTGATCGAATAGTTACTGGGAATTTCGTGTTAAGAGAATGTAATGACGTGAAGGATGACCTGCTTCACGGTTATACTACCGTAATGACTCTTATTCATCTTGGTTCAACGAAACCAAACCAAgtgtaaatatgtttttaatgcatCAGTGACCTGTTTCTTTcattccagaaaacagaaaagtctgGCAGAGTGGGCATCTTGCAGTCAAAGCACCTTCCAAAGCATAAACATCATTCTCGTATTATCCAATCCTGTAGGTGGAATAGTTTATTATAATAGCTGTGGGAAAGCTTTGCATTGTGTGTAATCCCATGTACACATCACAATTGCAGGTAAATGGTATTTAATGGAATTCTGCAATTGAAGAAagactctttttttctaaaatgagaaTGGTTTGCACAAATGGCAGTTGGAGTCCAAGTAACCAACATGTAGAAATAAACAGTACTTTGATGTGCTCTATTTATGTATCCAAAACAGTCTGGAAAAACTACTGATGCGTACTGAAATACTGATGCATAAAATCCACCATTTCCTggattttattttgagaaatgcaCAACCTGCCCAGATTTGAGTCCTAGTTACAACACTGAATGGGTTTACTaggtaaaatgaaagaatatctttagaaaaaaataataagtgctcattaagtaaaaatgaaattatgtagAAGCATCTGGCCTGCCATTCTTAGAGGAAAAGGTCTGATTTAGTGAGATGCTGTCAAGTTAAAAGCTCAACTCGTTTCACCATCTTGAACTCAATTTGAGTTGTCTTAAATACTTGGTTTAGAATAGTATCTGATAGATTGTACGTACCAGCAATTTTAGTCTTGGTGTGTATCAGTTTTCACAGTCAAAATGCACTAGTTACCCTTCCTTTTGGATTCTCTTATAGCACGATGCTTGCTGTTACAAACTTCTAAATCCAAAGCGCAAAATATGAAGACTTCATCTGGTATCTTTaagttcctttaaaaatttttttgcttttaaatttgaatttctgGGCAACACAAGATCTGGCTAAGTTCTTTTTGTATAGAGCCTTTACGACTTGTGTTTCTGCATGTTTTCCCCTGCTTTGTGAGCTGAAGCTTTACATTAGTCACCTATTTGGAGTGCTGCAGCTGGAATGCCGTATTATGATGTTCAAATAAGTACGTTCAGAATAATTTCAAGTGTAGCTCATAATACGTTTGCTCacttttaaattctttcctcccttttcctttcatttagtAATAGAATGACAAAATAGGATTTATTTTGCAACATTTCAGCACACTTCTAATTGCTTTATCAGGTAACTGGCCTGTCTGGTTtagtaaaaaaggaaatagtttgCTGCATGTTGTACTATATCATACTAAATGTCCTATAactatattttgctttaaatgtaACAACCAAGACTACAGTTGCCATCTTCTTGCCAATGTCTAGATGAAACTTTTCACTAACAGTAGCCTAACAGGCTAAGGAAGAGGCATATCTGTCCTGAGAGTCGAACTATTGGTCTCACTGGGTGCTGAGCACTGACAGTGCTTTCTCAGGGCTCTGTTGGTGATTTGgtgattcttttttaatatatatatatatatttttttttttaatttgaagacaGTGAATAGGATGTTAAACTCCCACTAGCCTCCTAGGGATAGGAGATTAGCTActgcatttggaagagaaagTAGCTGGGAATTCAGTATTCTTGAATTTTAAGAGAAGCAtcagggtgggcagggggatACATGTTTTCAGCATAACTGGAATGTCATGTTTGGtcctttctgattttgtaaTGTTACACATTCAACAGTaggcaaagaaaatgtgtgtttcatttctgtaataaagACAGGTCTCCTGTAACAGTTAGTATGAGTTAGGCCTAGTTAGCAGCATGGCTGTTAGCATAAGCCTGTGAACTTTACCCAGCTTCTTGCTGTAGTAGAAGTAAATGAATTACAATCAACCACGTGTCTGGAACAGCAGTGCAAACATGTCCGGAAATGTCCAAAGAAGCAGATTGTGAGCTTCAACAATggcacagcaaagcagaaactgaGAATGCAGTTTGAAGGAGCTAATCATCAGCGAGGTATTCTCTGCCCAGTCCTGTAGCTAAGGGTGCTTACACATCTTGGAGGTAACCACAGTGCAAAAAATCCTCTGTTAAGGGAATCCCAAGAGCTTGCACCAGACTGCAGGATCATCTCCAATACTGGGGAATGGGGAATAGCCCAGGGGACCCCAGACACATGCCCTGCCTAGCTGGAATTGCTGTGCTGTCTCTCCTGGA
Proteins encoded in this region:
- the FBXO22 gene encoding LOW QUALITY PROTEIN: F-box only protein 22 (The sequence of the model RefSeq protein was modified relative to this genomic sequence to represent the inferred CDS: inserted 1 base in 1 codon), which encodes MEASGRAAFVLSNLAEVVERVLGFLPTKALLRAACVCRLWRECARRTLRTRQRLAWVSALEPGPAESHALVRALARELEKVHVLPQTVLYIADAETFSGHEECHDQKKARKRNSKETAIALEKLLPKRCQVLGLVTPGIVVTPMGSSSNQPQEIEDGEAGFALLFPKIDGVKIQTFHFPKDLKNRVFDESKFAEAGLKNNPDLRVVLLFGYNSWKSGATRFLHQIVNPLNEKSIILAXGQVESFTSLTSENNNAQPSDACGVVGLAFSGPQIQSATVLLDQDVADERTAEAAMQRLKAANIPERNTIGFMFACVGRGYRHYKTKRNMEADAFRKFFPNVPLFGFFGHGEIGCDRIVTGNFVLRECNDVKDDLLHGYTTVMTLIHLGSTKPNQV